The genome window ATTTTACAGCAACAGGGCAATCTCCTGATAAAGCCAATCCTGTAAGTGGATACACGATGTGGGGAAGAGTTTACAAATTAGTATTAAATGATACTAATCCATTAGCCGGTAAATTAGAATTGATTGTTGAAGGAGATTCAACTCCAGGTACAGGAATCATCAATCCGGATAACCTTTGCGTAACTGAAAATTATGTTTATATCCAAGAAGATGGGGATTCTTATTATACTGCTGCAAAACACGATTCTTATATCTGGCAGTATAACATTGCTGCAAAAACCAACAAACCTTGGCTGACAATGAATCATAAACGTGACGATGTGGCTTGGAATACGACTTATAATCCAATAAATGACTTAAGATTAGGAAGCTGGGAATACGGAGCTATGCAGGATATATCAGATGTTATTGGAGTTCCAAATACATTTCTTGTGAATATTCATCCTCATACTTGGCAAAAAGAAGCTTTCAAATATGCCGATGGAAGTAAGGTGAATACCAATATGGAAGGCGGACAAACCGTAATTATAAGAAATGTTCAAAAATAATTTTTTGAAATGGATACATAAAGAACAGCCCTTTTTACAGGGTTGTTTTTTGTTTTATTTACCTAAAAAGAGATTACTTAAAATGAATTTTACTAATAAAATAATAATTGCCCTGAATCTTGCGCTAGTAATTCTATTATCTGGATGCGAAAAAAAATATAACGAGATAACAATTCAACAGGAATTAATCTCAGATATTGAAAAATTAAATCAAAAAGTGATCGAACTTGAAAAAACAATAGAAGAAAGCAATGACGAAAAAAAAATTCAGCAAGCTTTTAATTCCACACGATTATCCTACAAAAAGATTGAATGGGCAGTTGAATATTTTACTCCCGATCCGGCACGATTCATAAATGGTCCCGCTTTGGATGAGTTGGAAGTTGCCGAAAATACTTTTATTCCGCCAAATGGTTTCCAAGTGATGGAAGAACTTATGTTTCCGAATTACGATATTAAAAACAAAGAAGAATTAGTTAGAACAACCAAAATATTGAGCGGTAACTTGAAACAAATTAAAGAACATTTGAGTGTTATTACGATTTCAAACGCACACATTCTGGACGCTTCAAAAATGGAGCTTAACAGAGTTCTGGCTTTGGGAATAACAGGATTCGATTCGCCAATTGCTTTTCAATCCATACCAGAAGCAAAAAACAGTTTGGGTTCAATAGGAAATTTAATTTCGAAAATGGATTTTAAAAGTTCTGAATCCGTTCAATGTCAAAAGGAAATTAAAGCTTTAATTAACCAAGCAGGAAATTATTGTGATTCTAATACTGATTTTAAAACATTTGACAGAGCTCATTTTATTAAAAGCTTTTTAAACCCAATCAGCAAAAAGCTGGTCGCTTTTCAAAAAATAAATAAAATAGAAAAGACAAGCAGAAATACTGTTGTAAATCCATATTCAGCAACTATTTTCGAAAAAGATGCTTTTGATGTGAATGCTTTTATTCCTTCAAAAGAATATCAATATTCTAAAGAAAAAGCCGAATTAGGCAAAAAATTATTTTATGAAACTTCCTTTTCTAATAATAAAACCCGAAGCTGTTCCTCTTGTCATATTCCAGAAAAAGCATTTACCGATGGATTAAAAACAAACCAATCCTTAAAAGGCGGCAACTTGAGCAGAAATACACCTACGCTGACGTATGCTTCACTGCAGAATGCACAGTTTTGGGATATGCGCCAGCTCGATTTGGAAAAACAAAGCCTTGATGTAATTACTAATAAAGATGAAATGCATGGAAATGTTGCCAATGCAATTCAGATTTTAAATAAAGACAAGGAATACCAAAAGCTATTCAAGAAAGCATTTCCAGATTCAAAGAAAATAGAAGAATGGCAGGTACAAAATTCATTGGCCAGCTACATCCGTTCCTTAAACGCATTCGACAGCAGATTTGACGAGTATATGAGGGGAGATTCCAATGATTTTACGGCCGAAGAAAAACTTGGATTTAACATCTTTGCAGGAAAAGCAAAATGTGCAACCTGTCATTTCATCCCTTTGTTTAATGGCACTGTACCTCCGAGTTATCAAAAAACAGAACAGGAAGTAATAGGAACACCTTCAGATAAAAACGGAAAAAAAATCAGTCCGGATTTGGGAAGATATCTGCAATACGAAATGCCTCAATTAAAAAACGCCTTCAAAACCCCATCACTGCGAAATGTCGGTATAACCGCACCGTATATGCATAATGGTGTGTTTTCCACTCTGGAAGAAGTTATTGATTTTTACAATAAAGGCGGAGGAGCTGGATTAGGAATTTCGGTTAAAAATCAAACATTGCCTTCTGATAAATTAGAGTTAACACCAAAAGAAGCAAAAGCATTGGTTTCGTTTATGAAAACCTTGACAGATAAACACTAAAAGAGTTAATATTCTAAGTTATTTTTTTGATTCAACATTCGAAAGAAACAAAAGAAATAAGCTGACCCACAGTGTGTGTTTTTCTGCTTTATAAACTTTATGACTTTGGACTTTAGACTTTTTATTATCTCTCCAATAATGTTATATTTGTA of Flavobacterium marginilacus contains these proteins:
- a CDS encoding cytochrome-c peroxidase, which produces MNFTNKIIIALNLALVILLSGCEKKYNEITIQQELISDIEKLNQKVIELEKTIEESNDEKKIQQAFNSTRLSYKKIEWAVEYFTPDPARFINGPALDELEVAENTFIPPNGFQVMEELMFPNYDIKNKEELVRTTKILSGNLKQIKEHLSVITISNAHILDASKMELNRVLALGITGFDSPIAFQSIPEAKNSLGSIGNLISKMDFKSSESVQCQKEIKALINQAGNYCDSNTDFKTFDRAHFIKSFLNPISKKLVAFQKINKIEKTSRNTVVNPYSATIFEKDAFDVNAFIPSKEYQYSKEKAELGKKLFYETSFSNNKTRSCSSCHIPEKAFTDGLKTNQSLKGGNLSRNTPTLTYASLQNAQFWDMRQLDLEKQSLDVITNKDEMHGNVANAIQILNKDKEYQKLFKKAFPDSKKIEEWQVQNSLASYIRSLNAFDSRFDEYMRGDSNDFTAEEKLGFNIFAGKAKCATCHFIPLFNGTVPPSYQKTEQEVIGTPSDKNGKKISPDLGRYLQYEMPQLKNAFKTPSLRNVGITAPYMHNGVFSTLEEVIDFYNKGGGAGLGISVKNQTLPSDKLELTPKEAKALVSFMKTLTDKH